A region from the Aphis gossypii isolate Hap1 chromosome 1, ASM2018417v2, whole genome shotgun sequence genome encodes:
- the LOC114127977 gene encoding protein mini spindles-like isoform X2 → MTAPEEDNSYSKLPIEELCVHKLWKARISGYEEAIKLFGQLDEKDHEWNKFTEIVKKFVIDSNAIAQEKGLEATLAFVEKCATAGRAAGDVMTGLITKCYGAPKLKTKDIAIQITLMFIEIEKQDVVIEELVKGLDHKFPKIVSTCIKAATQAIKQYGSKVINIKPLLKKLQLILEDRDKSVRDEAKLLTIEIYSWIGPTPVKACLSNLKPLQIQELENEFEKVSGDKPQPTRFLRSQQMQAAKIVEEEAANEGVVLDEDTYEVDDVEETIEPVNILCQLNKDFYEKLEAKKWQERKEAIDMLEGILSKALKIESGDYGDLVRALKKIITKDSNVVIVGIAAKCMALLANGLKKQFETYASACMPSLLEKFKEKKQNIVLPLRDAVDAIYLSMTLESIHEDILAAIDNKNPSVKAESISFLTRCFTKCTPTILNKKLLKIFITALIKTLNESDPIVRDNSAEALGTAWKVVSEKNIVSFLTNVDAIKLSKIKEAADKAIIIAKESTSVKESFSKSNCVSTNNVEKKAIGTTNKSNTLKKNAAATNMKIAKSGKAKNPPGVCKTLSSNGHLPIDSEKEISDDELENLALTFLSPEILSGMVDSNWKTRLSKVQEFSQIIDELETSTISSQVLIKLLVKKPGIKDNNVQIQKLRLECLKKVIEKFSITSNMEYCVQDVSSLLGDTKNGNLASELLTVIADATRLDLVSNIVLKYAFSVQKNPKVQIDALNWLSGAILEFGFDCISPKYVIEYVKKGIIASNPQVRVAVISLLGVMYLYVGPQLCLFFENEKPTLLQQIKAEFEKRQDEVPPKPIRGKIVKGSTESSSDDEMPDNEVNVRDFVPRVDITPLITDTLINEFSDRDWKVRSNALIKLKNIVTEAKFITNKLGEVREALQDRISDSNARLCANAINLVELIAIAMGSSFKVYIKGYLPGILNALGDSKVFKYQSARQCMNTIGDVCGYREFFGSDILLDAFKNNSVTLRSELWTWLAEKLPIISTKTIPADELKCLLPVLYSSFEDKSASIRSASEKAVLGFMMHLGYASMYGACEKLKPMSVKLCREKLDNERPNLPIEKPKVVKSCASTNTLVKSKGSKKPVPKSVAKANKENIISRAHVTTGKKKEEVDNKSLFQHNNLKHQRDIDEHKLKALKWNFITPREEFVEQLREQMLTAGINKVLITNMFHSDFRYHLKAIESLSEDVNTADDNYLPLISNLDLILKWITLRFFDTNPSVLLKGLEYLQHIFNILISKKYVLHDTEASSFVPYLIKKLGDSKDIVRNTVRAILKQIAFVYPNSKIFQYIMEGIKSKNSRQRLECLEHLTSMVEDYGTSIFQPNIPVACKEIAKSIGDRDNSVRTAALNCFVAAFFLHGEAIYNFVGHISEKDMGLLRERLKRASKNRVVPVATIQPTMKVVIPPVQHVSDTENDNIDGTSDYEENNAVLNNSQESNHERNRQRNDKNSPTNSENSFSCTSEILPSSVEYSPTSEIEFRTSNNDITHETRVTRTRFALDEKFLQELDSEVIETPQLVLKPYNWTFDDNEINFGKILQDKSQCLFPDGFSSSKPCSSVNPYSTATVIKSKNPLASSDPIMQLINQVTSMDLEVSKVALTKLDKMLIIPNTRSKLLKDGKVLSLFHGIIRQLDVLSEHTNIIEYKQIFHLCLNLCKYEEFMLILTEQIVHDLLLKLLHLLSMKELENRPDTKMYWRCVNSLIMKILDQCAHTTVICAILTILHDTVKNPQNSTAHFKDLVMKCVWKCTKDFERWDDDLCYELVLERLHKFLEEIDLRYWKKQSCDIPMRTCKTVLYTMVKVRSDKVLKSLANLKLPKDSIIVDYVLKTLRHLNNTSERNNSKYSTPHDELDDIFKLIGQHEMMDQAVQQLYKFKIKYPDIDIEPHISKTTKYFQDCIHRRLSAIENNLKDGVDVNFKSTMSQKSESAATSEAEGFMKRLQTLKMKASVACRVLGGKLISWHCFQANGPVLSIPLTLKTHGVWMLLVSLFLYILFVTISYNYYN, encoded by the exons ATGACTGCTCCAGAAGAAGATAATTCATATTCAAAGTTGCCTATTGAGGAACTATGCGtacataaa ttatggaAAGCCAGAATAAGTGGTTATGAAGAAGCTATTAAATTGTTTGGACAATTGGATGAAAAAGATCACGAATGGAACAAATTTACCGAAATTGTTAAGAAGTTTGTTATTGACAGCAATGCAATTGCACAAGAAAAAGGTCTTGAAGCCACATTGGCATTTGTGGAAAAATGTGCTACTGCTGGGCG GGCGGCTGGAGATGTCATGACTGGATTGATAACAAAATGTTATGGTgcaccaaaattaaaaactaaagatATAGctatacaaataacattgaTGTTTATTGAGATTGAGAAACAAGATGTAGTAATAGAAGAACTAGTTAAAGGACTAGACCATAAATTTCCTAAAATTGTTTCAACTTGTATTAAAGCTGCCACTCAAGCCATTAA ACAATATGGatcaaaagttataaatatcaaaccaTTACTGAAAAAATTACAGTTAATACTTGAAGACAGAGATAAAAGTGTTAGAGATGAAGCAAAATTGttaacaattgaaatttattcttGGATTGGGCCTACACCGGTTAAAGCTTGTTTATCAAATCTAAAGCCTTTACAA attCAAGAATTGGAGaatgaatttgaaaaagtaaGCGGTGATAAGCCACAGCCGACACGGTTCTTACGTTCACAACAAATGCAAGCTGCTAAAATAGTTGAAGAGGAGGCTGCTAATGaag GTGTGGTATTAGATGAAGATACTTATGAAGTTGATGATGTAGAAGAAACTATTGAACCAGTAAATATACTTTGCCAgcttaataaagatttttatgaaaagCTTGAAGCAAAAAAATGGCAAGAACGCAAAGAAGCAATAGATATGCTAGAAGGAATATTATCCAAAGCTCTAAAAATAGAAAGTGGGGATTATGGAGATTTAGTGAGAGCTTTAAAGAAA ataattacaAAAGATTCAAATGTTGTAATAGTTGGAATTGCTGCCAAATGTATGGCTTTGTTAGCTAatggattaaaaaaacaatttgaaacttATGCTTCTGCTTGTATGCCATCATTGTTAGAGAaatttaaggaaaaaaaacaaaatattgtactgCCACTAAGAGATGCTGTGGATGCAATATATTTAAGC ATGACACTTGAATCTATTCATGAAGATATTTTAGCAGCAATAGACAATAAAAATCCATCAGTAAAGGCTgaatcaatttcatttttaactcgATGTTTCACAAAATGTACACCtaccattttaaataaaaaattattgaaaatttttattacagcattaattaaaacattgaatgaatcag atCCAATTGTTCGAGATAATTCTGCTGAAGCTCTTGGTACTGCGTGGAAAGTtgtatcagaaaaaaatattgtttctttCTTGACCAATGTAGATGCTATAAAACTTTCCAAA ataaaagaaGCAGCAGACAAGGCTATTATTATAGCAAAGGAATCGACTTCCGTTAAAGAATCCTTTTCAAAATCTAATTGTGTTTCAACCAataatgtagaaaaaaaagcaATTGGGACaactaataaaagtaatactttaaaaaaaaatgctgcagctacaaatatgaaaattgCAAAAAGTGGTAAAGCCAAAAACCCTCCTG GTGTTTGTAAAACATTATCATCTAATGGTCATCTTCCAATTGATAGTGAAAAAGAAATCAGCGATGATGAGTTGGAAAACTTAGCTTTAACATTCTTGTCTCCTGAGATTTTAAGTGGTATGGTTGATTCAAATTGGAAAACTCGTTTGTCTAAGGTTCAAGAATTTTCTCAA ATAATTGACGAATTAGAGACATCAACAATTAGCAgtcaagtattaataaaattgttggttAAGAAACCAGGTATTAAGgacaataatgtacaaattCAAAAGTTGAGACttgaatgtttgaaaaaagttattgaaaaGTTTTCTATAACTAG TAATATGGAATATTGCGTACAAGATGTTTCTTCACTATTGGGTGATACCAAAAATGGTAACTTAGCTAGTGAATTATTGACGGTTATTGCTGATGCAACTAGACTGGATTTGGtttctaatattgtattaaaatatgcattttctgttcaaaaaaatccaaaagttCAGATTGATGCCCTCAACTGGCTTTCAGGTGCAATCTTAGAGTTTGGATTTGA cTGCATTTCACCTAAATATGTAATAGAGTATGTAAAAAAAGGCATTATAGCTTCTAATCCTCAAGTAAGGGTGGCTGTTATTTCTCTTTTGGGTGTTATGTATCTATATGTGGGACCTCAactatgtttgttttttgaaaatgaaaagcCCACTTTATTGCAACAAATAAAAGCAGAATTTGAAaag CGACAAGATGAAGTTCCTCCAAAACCAATACGTGGAAAAATAGTTAAAGGATCTACTGAATCATCAAGTGATGATGAAATGCCTGATAATGAAGTTAACGTACGAGATTTTGTTCCTAGAGTAGACATAACACCTCTAATAACTGATACTCTGATAAATGAATTTTCAGATAGAGATTGGAAA gtTCGTTCTAATGCTTTAATCAAATTGAAGAACATAGTTACTGAAGCTAAattcataactaataaattggGTGAAGTAAGGGAAGCTTTGCaagatag GATAAGTGATTCAAATGCTCGTCTTTGTGCTAATGCCATTAATTTAGTGGAATTAATAGCTATAGCCATGGGATCatcttttaaagtatatataaaaggtTATTTACCTGGCATATTAAATGCACTAGGTGATTCAAAG GTATTCAAATATCAAAGTGCTCGTCAATGTATGAATACTATTGGAGATGTATGTGGTTATCGAGAATTTTTTGGAAGTGATATACTCTTGGAtgcctttaaaaataattcagtaaCACTACGATCAGAACTATGGACTTGGCTTGCAGAAAAATTGCCTATTA ttTCTACAAAGACAATTCCAGCTGATGAGTTGAAATGTTTACTTCCAGTTTTGTACTCAAGTTTTGAAGATAAGAGTGCTAGTATTCGTAGTGCATCTGAAAAGGCTGTTCTAGGGTTTATGATGCATTTAGGTTATGCTTCTATGTATGGTGCTTGTGAAAAATtaaag CCTATGTCAGTCAAGTTGTGCAGAGAGAAATTGGACAATGAAAGACCAAATTTACCTATTGAAAAGCCTAAAGTTGTAAAATCTTGTGCTTCTACAAATACTTTGGTTAAATCAAAAGGTTCAAAAAAACCTGTACCTAAATCTGTAGCTAAAGCAAATAAG gaaaatataatttcccgTGCACATGTGACAACTGGAAAAAAGAAAGAAGAAGTAGATAATAAATCCTTGTTTCAACATAACAACTTAAAACATCAACGTGATATTGatgaacataaattaaaa gcTTTAAAATGGAATTTTATTACTCCACGAGAAGAATTTGTTGAACAACTTCGAGAACAAATGTTAACGGCAGGTATTAACAAGgtgttaattacaaatatgtttCATTCAGATTTTAGATATCATCTCAAAGCAATTGAGTCTCTTTCAgag gATGTTAATACAGCTGATGATAACTATTTACCATTAATTAGTAATCTTGACTTAATATTGAAATGGATAACCTTAAGGTTCTTTGATACTAATCCATCTGTACTTTTAAAAGGTCTTGAATATTTACaacacatatttaatattcttatatccaaaaaatatgttcttcATGATACTGAAGCATCTAGTTTTGtgccatatttaataaaaaaa ttgGGTGATTCAAAAGACATTGTAAGAAATACTGTCCGagctatattaaaacaaattgcaTTTGTATAtccaaattcaaaaatattccaatatattatggaaggaataaaatcaaaaaactcAAGACAGCGTTTGG AATGTTTGGAACATCTAACATCTATGGTAGAAGATTATGGTACTTCAATTTTTCAACCTAATATTCCAGTGGCTTGCAAAGAAATTGCTAAAAGCATTGGAGATAGGGATAATTCTGTCCGTACTGCAGCTCTCAATTGTTTTGTTGCTGCATTCTTTTTGCATGGAGAAgctatttacaattttgttggtcat ATTTCCGAAAAAGATATGGGTCTTTTGAGGGAACGATTAAAAAGAGCTTCAAAGAATCGAGTCGTACCTGTTGCCACCATTCAGCCAACTATGAAAGTTGTTATACCTCCTGTTCAACATGTATCTGACacagaaaatgataatattgatgGTACCTCAGACTACGAAGAAAATAATGCTGTACTTAATAATTCACAAGAATCCAATCACGAACGAAATCGTCAAAGAAATGATAAGAATTCACCTACTAATTCTGAAAATTCTTTTTCATGCACATCAGAGATTCTTCCTTCTTCTGTAGAATATTCTCCCACATCAGAAATAGAATTCAg aaCATCTAACAATGATATCACTCATGAAACTAGGGTTACCCGAACTCGTTTTGCTTTAGACGAAAAATTTCTCCAGGAATTGGATTCAGAAGTGATTGAAACACCacaattagtattaaaacCATATAACTGGACTTTTGATGACAATGAAATTAactttggaaaaatattacaagatAAATCTCA ATGTCTATTTCCTGATGGGTTTTCATCGTCAAAACCATGTTCAAGTGTGAATCCATATAGTACTGCAACTGttataaaatccaaaaatcCACTAGCCTCAAGTGATCCTATTAtgcaattaataaatcaagtgACATCAATGGATTTAGAAGTATCAAAAGTTGCGTTAACAAAGCtcgataaaatgttaataatacctaat ACAAGATCAAAGCTTTTAAAAGATGGAAAAGTTTTGTCACTATTTCATGGCATCATTAGACAGTTAGATGTATTATCTGAACATACTAACATTATCGAATATAAGCagatatttcatttatgtttGAAT ttgTGTAAATACGAAGAATTCATGTTAATATTAACTGAACAAATTGTACatgatttactattaaaactattgcATCTTCTATCTATGAAGGAACTAGAGAATAGGCCagatactaaaatgtattggCGATGTGTGAACAgtcttattatgaaaattcttGATCAGTGTGCTCATACAACAGTCATATG TGCTATTTTGACCATACTTCATGATACGGTCAAAAATCCTCAAAACTCAACAGCTCATTTTAAAGATTTGGTAATGAAATGTGTATGGAAATGTACAAAAGATTTTGAAAGGTGGGATGATGACTTATGTTATGAGCTAGTGCTTGAACGTTTACACAAATTCTTAGaa gaaATTGATTTAAGATATTGGAAAAAACAATCATGTGATATTCCAATGAGAACAtgtaaaactgttttatatacaatggTGAAAGTACGCAGCGATAAAGTATTGAAGAGTTTGGCCAATTTAAAATTGCCTAAAGATTCTATAATAGTTGATTACGTACTCAAGACATTAAgg catttgaataatacatcagaaagaaataatagtaaatacagtACACCACATGATGAACTAGACGATATATTCAAACTGATAGGGCAACACGAAATGATGGACCAA GCCGTACAACAGttatacaaattcaaaataaagtatCCAGATATAGACATTGAGCCACATATTTCTAAgacgacaaaatattttcaagattGTATTCACCGTCGACTATCAGCaatcgaaaataatttaaaagatg GAGTCGATGTCAATTTTAAGTCAACAATGTCACAAAAATCAGAGTCTGCAGCTACTAGTGAAGCCGAAGGTTTCATGAAACGATtgcaaactttaaaaatgaaagCATCAGTAGCCTGTCGTGTATTGGGCGGAAaac ttattagttggCATTGTTTTCAAGCAAATGGTCCAGTATTGTCGATTCCTTTAACACTGAAAACCCATGGAGTATGGATGCTATtagttagtttatttttgtatattcttTTTGTCACcatttcatacaattattataattga